Proteins encoded within one genomic window of Neorhizobium galegae bv. orientalis str. HAMBI 540:
- a CDS encoding MGH1-like glycoside hydrolase domain-containing protein, producing MNVHITEAKRILVANDRGGYTVPTDRLYPFQWNWDSAFVAMGFALYDTDRAYRELERLIEGQWADGMIPHIVFHQPSDTYFPGPNVWRTRHTIPTSGITQPPVFAIALRKVFEAAGSGAEARTLPLYEAALKWHRWWYSARDPEGTGLVALLHPWESGSDNSPAWDIALARVPTTTDTPVVRKDTGHVNASMRPRDEDYNRFIHLVDTYAACGWDPAMQWGKAPFKVAEIQTTAILLKAGEDLEHLAREFGRTEDAAEIAAFNDLTRKAILAQWRPALSRFVSRDLISGEDVEAATQAGFIPLLSLDLEKNIADALVDEMKAWSKGLKVAFPTTKPGIAGWEPKRYWRGPAWAIINWLLIDGFKRNGHPEAAEELRRSTVAAIEAEGFAEYFDPVTGEGCGGLGFSWTAAAYMWLAWT from the coding sequence ATGAACGTGCATATCACCGAGGCGAAGCGCATCCTCGTCGCCAACGACCGCGGCGGCTATACGGTGCCAACCGACAGGCTCTACCCGTTCCAGTGGAACTGGGACTCCGCCTTCGTCGCCATGGGTTTCGCGCTTTACGATACCGACCGTGCCTATCGCGAGCTGGAACGGTTGATCGAGGGCCAGTGGGCGGACGGCATGATCCCGCATATCGTCTTCCACCAGCCGAGCGACACCTATTTCCCGGGTCCGAACGTCTGGCGCACCCGTCACACGATCCCGACCTCCGGCATCACCCAGCCGCCGGTCTTTGCGATCGCGCTGCGCAAGGTCTTCGAGGCGGCCGGCAGCGGCGCAGAGGCCCGCACCCTGCCGCTCTACGAGGCCGCGCTGAAATGGCATCGCTGGTGGTATTCCGCACGCGATCCGGAAGGCACCGGCCTGGTCGCCCTGCTGCATCCTTGGGAAAGCGGCAGCGACAACTCGCCGGCCTGGGACATCGCGCTCGCGCGCGTGCCGACCACCACCGACACGCCGGTCGTGCGCAAGGACACCGGCCATGTGAACGCCTCGATGCGTCCGCGCGACGAGGACTATAACCGCTTCATCCACCTGGTCGACACCTATGCCGCCTGCGGCTGGGATCCCGCAATGCAATGGGGAAAGGCACCGTTCAAGGTGGCCGAGATCCAGACCACCGCTATCCTGCTGAAGGCCGGCGAGGACCTCGAACATCTCGCCCGCGAATTCGGCCGGACGGAGGACGCCGCCGAGATCGCCGCCTTCAACGACCTCACCCGCAAGGCGATACTCGCGCAGTGGCGCCCGGCCCTGTCACGCTTCGTCTCCCGCGACCTGATCTCCGGCGAGGATGTCGAAGCCGCGACACAGGCAGGCTTCATCCCCCTTCTGTCGCTCGATCTTGAAAAGAACATCGCCGATGCGCTGGTCGATGAGATGAAGGCCTGGTCGAAGGGCCTCAAGGTCGCCTTTCCGACCACCAAACCGGGCATCGCAGGCTGGGAACCGAAACGCTACTGGCGCGGCCCGGCCTGGGCGATCATCAACTGGCTGCTGATCGACGGCTTCAAGCGCAACGGTCATCCGGAAGCGGCGGAAGAGCTGCGCAGATCGACGGTCGCGGCGATCGAGGCGGAAGGTTTTGCCGAATATTTCGACCCGGTAACGGGCGAAGGCTGCGGCGGTCTCGGCTTTTCCTGGACGGCCGCCGCTTATATGTGGCTTGCTTGGACGTAA